The following proteins are co-located in the Oryzias melastigma strain HK-1 linkage group LG8, ASM292280v2, whole genome shotgun sequence genome:
- the LOC112146910 gene encoding latent-transforming growth factor beta-binding protein 2-like isoform X1 — protein sequence MCASIPSLCGRGKCISVQTGYTCLCEPGFKLSALQTNCIDVNECDENPCEGKGRCINSHGSYSCQCHSGYSQVITQNRKFCQDINECSMPNKCQNGKCVNTEGSYTCECNSGFAKSWRGQCEGDFQAKIHTAAQTQLHLSTFLKLPTFSSDPSQEVNFFLLGRENTCTIRKHKLFVYK from the exons ATGTGCGCTTCAATACCCTCTTTATGCGGCCGTGGAAAATGCATTTCGGTACAGACTGGCTACACTTGTCTGTGTGAACCTGGATTTAAGCTCAGTGCCTTGCAGACCAATTGCATCG aTGTAAATGAGTGTGATGAAAACCCATGTGAAGGGAAGGGTCGCTGCATAAACAGCCATGGCTCCTACTCATGCCAGTGCCACAGTGGTTACAGCCAGGTGATCACACAGAACAGGAAGTTCTGTCAAG ACATTAATGAGTGCAGCATGCCCAACAAATGCCAGAATGGGAAATGCGTCAACACGGAAGGATCTTACACCTGTGAATGCAACAGTGGTTTTGCCAAATCGTGGAGAGGCCAATGCGAAGGTGACTTCCAAGCAAAAATCCACACAGCAGCACAAACCCAGCTCCACCTatcaacatttttgaagttACCCACATTTTCCTCTGATCCGAGCCAGGAAGTGAACTTTTTCCTTCTCGGCCGAGAGAATACATGTACAATTAGGAAACACAAACTCTTTGTCTACAAGTAG
- the LOC112146910 gene encoding latent-transforming growth factor beta-binding protein 2-like isoform X2: protein MCASIPSLCGRGKCISVQTGYTCLCEPGFKLSALQTNCIDVNECDENPCEGKGRCINSHGSYSCQCHSGYSQVITQNRKFCQDINECSMPNKCQNGKCVNTEGSYTCECNSGFAKSWRGQCEDVDECKDPSSCPSGICINTLGSFQCQACSPGFRLINERCVGKVTVKATEPKKTF, encoded by the exons ATGTGCGCTTCAATACCCTCTTTATGCGGCCGTGGAAAATGCATTTCGGTACAGACTGGCTACACTTGTCTGTGTGAACCTGGATTTAAGCTCAGTGCCTTGCAGACCAATTGCATCG aTGTAAATGAGTGTGATGAAAACCCATGTGAAGGGAAGGGTCGCTGCATAAACAGCCATGGCTCCTACTCATGCCAGTGCCACAGTGGTTACAGCCAGGTGATCACACAGAACAGGAAGTTCTGTCAAG ACATTAATGAGTGCAGCATGCCCAACAAATGCCAGAATGGGAAATGCGTCAACACGGAAGGATCTTACACCTGTGAATGCAACAGTGGTTTTGCCAAATCGTGGAGAGGCCAATGCGAAG ATGTAGATGAGTGCAAGGATCCCAGCTCGTGTCCCAGCGGGATCTGCATCAACACACTGGGCTCCTTCCAGTGCCAGGCCTGCAGCCCCGGGTTTAGACTCATCAATGAAAGATGTGTGGGTAAGGTAACCGTCAAAGcaacagaaccaaaaaaaactttttaa